A window of the Cannabis sativa cultivar Pink pepper isolate KNU-18-1 chromosome X, ASM2916894v1, whole genome shotgun sequence genome harbors these coding sequences:
- the LOC115702390 gene encoding pathogenesis-related protein 1: MRSLKIISTIVFFLVGTIIMSSTTSTTASKPPANKKRYSSPYHNDFVDTHNAIRAEVGVGPMSWNETIAAYARNYANNRVKNNCEFEHSGGPYGENLAEGYGEMSGQQAVKYWATEKPNYDYGSNSCVGGECGHYTQIVWRNSIHLGCARANCGSGLIFVICSYDPPGNYIGERPY; this comes from the coding sequence ATGAGGTCCCTAAAAATCATATCCACAATAGTATTCTTCTTAGTTGGGACAATAATAATGAGTAGTACCACTAGTACTACTGCTTCGAAACCACCAGCTAATAAAAAGCGCTACTCTTCTCCTTACCACAATGACTTCGTGGATACCCACAACGCCATCCGCGCAGAGGTGGGAGTTGGGCCTATGAGTTGGAACGAGACCATAGCAGCTTACGCACGCAACTACGCCAACAACAGAGTAAAAAACAATTGCGAGTTTGAGCACTCGGGTGGACCTTACGGGGAGAACTTGGCCGAAGGTTATGGGGAAATGAGTGGGCAGCAGGCTGTCAAGTATTGGGCCACAGAGAAGCCCAATTACGACTACGGCTCCAACTCGTGCGTGGGTGGCGAGTGCGGCCACTACACTCAGATAGTGTGGCGCAACTCCATTCACCTTGGCTGTGCTAGAGCTAATTGCGGCAGTGGCTTGATTTTCGTTATTTGTAGCTATGATCCTCCGGGCAATTATATTGGGGAGCGACCCTATTAa